The following is a genomic window from Candidatus Desulfofervidus auxilii.
AAAGATTTATTAGCTGTAAATGGATTTAATGAGGATTTTTTAGGATGGGGAAGAGAAGATACAGAATTAATTATAAGGCTTTATAAATATGGATTAAAAAGAAAAGAACATCCATTTATGGCTATATGTTTTCATTTATGGCATCCTCCTCAACCAAGAGAAAATTTAAATAAAAATGATGCTTTAGTTGAAAAAGCTTTAAATAGTGATAATTATTTTTGTGCCAATGGAATTATGAAAGTTAAATAAAGCTAAAAATTTTTTGTTTAAAATCTACTTTCTAAATAGCAAGTTTAATAAAATAGTTAAAAGAATGCTCAATAATATGGAAGTTGCTAGAGGAAAGTAAAAGGTAAAATTTCCTTTTTTTATATAAATATCTCCTGGAAGTCTTCCTAAGTAAGGAATTTTAGGAATAAAAGTAAGTAAAAAACCTAAACAAATTATTATAATTCCCAAAATAATTAAAAACTTTCCCAATCCTGAGAGCTCATTCATATTTTTAGAATTTAAAAATATTTTAAAAAATTGCAAGCGATTTTTAGGTATGCTAAAATAAAAAATAAGTCAATTTAAACATTTTATAAATTTATGATCATATCTTTTCTTCCTACATTTAAAGGAGATTT
Proteins encoded in this region:
- a CDS encoding DUF2905 domain-containing protein, producing the protein MNELSGLGKFLIILGIIIICLGFLLTFIPKIPYLGRLPGDIYIKKGNFTFYFPLATSILLSILLTILLNLLFRK